In Molothrus aeneus isolate 106 chromosome 3, BPBGC_Maene_1.0, whole genome shotgun sequence, a single genomic region encodes these proteins:
- the TMEM63B gene encoding CSC1-like protein 2 isoform X1: protein MLPYVIATLGSVGAPCKTPACNNNNSTTKDYCYSARIRSTVLQGLPFGGVPTVLALDFMCFLALLFVFSILRKVAWDYGRLALVTDADRRRRWETEREEREYVASALHSDNHDRYERLTSVSSSVDFDQRDNGFCSWLTAIFRIKDDEIRDKCGVDAVHYLSFQRHIIGLLVVVGVLSVGIVLPVNFSGDLLENNAYSFGRTTIANLKSGNNLLWLHTTFAFLYLLLTVYSMRRHTSKMRYKEDDLVKRTLFINGISKYAEPEKIKKHFEEAYANCTVLEARPCYDVARLMFLDAERKKAERGRIYFTNLQSKDNTPSMINPKPCGHLCCCAIRGCEEVEAIEYYTKLEEKLKDDYKREKEKVNEKPLGMAFVTFHNETITAIILKDFNACKCQGCACRGEPRASSCSESLHVSNWTVSYAPDPQNIYWEHLSIRGFIWWIRCFVINVVLFILLFFLTTPAIIITTMDKFNVTKPVEYLNNPIITQFFPTLLLWCFSALLPTIVYYSAFFEAHWTRSGENRTTMHKCYTFLIFMVLLLPSLGLSSLDVFFRWLFDKKFLAEATVRFECVFLPDNGAFFVNYVIASAFIGNAMDLLRIPGLLMYMIRLCLARSAAERRNVKRHQAYEFQFGAAYAWMMCVFTVVMTYSITCPIIVPFGLMYMLLKHLVDRYNLYYAYLPAKLDKKIHSGAVNQVVAAPILCLFWLLFFSTVRTGFLAPTSMFTFVVLVITIVICLCHVCFGHFKYLSAHNYKIDHTEVDAIDNRQNGRPATTLPAPKSAKYIAQVLQDSSPEGEVTESEEQGSQDEELINADGMNDTDFQSCEDSLIENEIHQ from the exons ATGCTTCCCTACGTCATCGCCACCCTGGGCTCAGTAGGGGCCCCCTGCAAAACTCCCGCatgcaacaacaacaacagcactACCAAGGACTACTGCTACAGCGCACGCATCCGCAGCactgtgctgcaggggctgcccttTGGTGGGGTGCCCACTGTCCTAGCCCTTGACTTTATGTGCTTTCTC GCACTGTTGTTTGTCTTTTCAATTTTGCGTAAAGTTGCTTGGGACTATGGACGCCTGGCCCTGGTGACTGATGCTGACAG GCGCCGACGCTGGGAGACGGAAAGAGAGGAGCGGGAATA TGTAGCCTCCGCCCTGCATTCTGACAACCATGACCGCTACGAGCGCCTCACCTCCGTCTCCAGCTCTGTGGACTTCGACCAGAGGGACAAT GGTTTCTGCTCCTGGCTGACAGCCATCTTCAGGATAAA GGATGATGAGATCCGGGACAAATGCGGGGTTGATGCAGTGCACTACCTGTCCTTCCAGAGGCACATCATTGGGCTGCTGGTGGTTGTGGGTGTGCTTTCCGTGGGCATCGTGTTACCTGTCAACTTCTCAGGGGACCTGCTAG AAAACAATGCCTACAGTTTTGGGAGGACTACTATCGCTAACCTGAAGTCTGG GAATAacctgctgtggctgcacaccACCTTTGCTTTCCTGTACCTGCTGCTGACAGTGTACAGTATGCGCCGGCACACTTCCAAGATGCGCTACAAAGAGGATGACTTG gTTAAGCGAACTCTATTCATCAATGGGATCTCAAAATATGCTGAGCCAGAGAAGATCAAGAAACATTTTGA GGAGGCCTATGCCAATTGCACTGTCCTGGAGGCCCGTCCCTGCTATGATGTTGCCCGGCTGATGTTCCTCGATGCAGAGAG GAAGAAAGCTGAGCGTGGACGAATCTACTTCACCAACCTGCAGAGCAAGGACAACACCCCATCCATGATCAACCCCAAGCCCTGTGGccacctgtgctgctgtgccatcaGGGGCTGTGAGGAG GTGGAGGCCATTGAGTATTATACCAAGCTGGAGGAGAAGCTCAAAGATGACTACAAGCGGGAGAAGGAGAAGGTTAATGAAAAGCCTCTGGGGATGGCCTTTGTCACCTTCCACAATGAGACCATCACAGCCAT AATCCTCAAAGATTTCAACGCTTGTAAGTGCCAGGGCTGTGCGTGCCgtggggagcccagagcctCCTCCTGCAGTGAGTCCCTCCATGTCTCCAACTGGACTGTCAGTTATGCTCCTGACCCACAGAACATCTACTG ggAACACCTCTCCATCCGGGGCTTTATATGGTGGATCCGCTGCTTTGTGATTAATGTGGTCCTCTTCatccttctcttctttctcaccACTCCTGCTATCATCATCACCACTATGGACAAGTTCAATGTAACCAAGCCCGTGGAGTACCTCAAT AACCCAATCATCACCCAGTTCttccccaccctgctgctgtggtgctTCTCTGCTCTTCTGCCCACCATTGTATACTACTCTGCCTTCTTCGAAGCACACTGGACCAG GTCTGGAGAGAACAGGACAACCATGCACAAGTGTTACACCTTCCTCATCTTCATGGTCTTGCTGCTGCCATCTCTGGGCCTGAGCAG CTTGGATGTCTTTTTCCGCTGGTTGTTCGACAAAAAATTCCTCGCTGAAGCTACCGTACGATTTGA GTGTGTGTTCCTGCCAGACAATGGGGCTTTCTTTGTCAACTACGTTATCGCCTCCGCCTTCATCGGGAACGCCATGGACCTGCTGCGCATCCCTGGTTTGCTCATGTACATGATACGCCTCTGCCTGGCCCGCTCGGCGGCCGAGCGGAGGAACGTCAAACGA caccaggccTACGAGTTCCAGTTTGGGGCTGCTTACGCCTGGATGATGTGTGTCTTCACTGTAGTCATGACATACAGCATCACCTGCCCCATCATTGTCCCTTTTG gGCTCATGTACATGCTGCTGAAGCACCTGGTGGACCGGTACAACCTGTATTATGCTTACCTGCCTGCCAAGCTGGACAAGAAGATCCATTCAGGGGCTGTGAATCAGGTAGTGGCAGCCCCCATCCTCTGCCTCTTCTGGCTTCTCTTCTTCTCCACAGTGCGCACAG GGTTCCTGGCCCCCACTTCCATGTTCACCTTTGTGGTCCTCGTGATCACCATTGTGATCTGCCTGTGTCACGTCTGCTTTGGGCACTTCAAATACCTCAGCGCTCACAACTACAAG ATTGACCACACAGAAGTGGATGCCATAGACAACAGGCAGAATGGGAGACCTGCCACCACTCTGCCGGCTCCCAAATCAGCT AAGTACATCgcccaagtgctgcaggacTCCTCGCCGGAGGGCGAAGTAACAGAGTCGGAGGAGCAGGGATCGCAGGATGAGGAGCTCATCAACGCAGACGGCATGAATGACACAGATTTCCAGTCGTGTGAGGACAGCCTGATAGAGAATGAGATCCACCAGTAG
- the TMEM63B gene encoding CSC1-like protein 2 isoform X2, with protein MLPYVIATLGSVGAPCKTPACNNNNSTTKDYCYSARIRSTVLQGLPFGGVPTVLALDFMCFLALLFVFSILRKVAWDYGRLALVTDADSVASALHSDNHDRYERLTSVSSSVDFDQRDNGFCSWLTAIFRIKDDEIRDKCGVDAVHYLSFQRHIIGLLVVVGVLSVGIVLPVNFSGDLLENNAYSFGRTTIANLKSGNNLLWLHTTFAFLYLLLTVYSMRRHTSKMRYKEDDLVKRTLFINGISKYAEPEKIKKHFEEAYANCTVLEARPCYDVARLMFLDAERKKAERGRIYFTNLQSKDNTPSMINPKPCGHLCCCAIRGCEEVEAIEYYTKLEEKLKDDYKREKEKVNEKPLGMAFVTFHNETITAIILKDFNACKCQGCACRGEPRASSCSESLHVSNWTVSYAPDPQNIYWEHLSIRGFIWWIRCFVINVVLFILLFFLTTPAIIITTMDKFNVTKPVEYLNNPIITQFFPTLLLWCFSALLPTIVYYSAFFEAHWTRSGENRTTMHKCYTFLIFMVLLLPSLGLSSLDVFFRWLFDKKFLAEATVRFECVFLPDNGAFFVNYVIASAFIGNAMDLLRIPGLLMYMIRLCLARSAAERRNVKRHQAYEFQFGAAYAWMMCVFTVVMTYSITCPIIVPFGLMYMLLKHLVDRYNLYYAYLPAKLDKKIHSGAVNQVVAAPILCLFWLLFFSTVRTGFLAPTSMFTFVVLVITIVICLCHVCFGHFKYLSAHNYKIDHTEVDAIDNRQNGRPATTLPAPKSAKYIAQVLQDSSPEGEVTESEEQGSQDEELINADGMNDTDFQSCEDSLIENEIHQ; from the exons ATGCTTCCCTACGTCATCGCCACCCTGGGCTCAGTAGGGGCCCCCTGCAAAACTCCCGCatgcaacaacaacaacagcactACCAAGGACTACTGCTACAGCGCACGCATCCGCAGCactgtgctgcaggggctgcccttTGGTGGGGTGCCCACTGTCCTAGCCCTTGACTTTATGTGCTTTCTC GCACTGTTGTTTGTCTTTTCAATTTTGCGTAAAGTTGCTTGGGACTATGGACGCCTGGCCCTGGTGACTGATGCTGACAG TGTAGCCTCCGCCCTGCATTCTGACAACCATGACCGCTACGAGCGCCTCACCTCCGTCTCCAGCTCTGTGGACTTCGACCAGAGGGACAAT GGTTTCTGCTCCTGGCTGACAGCCATCTTCAGGATAAA GGATGATGAGATCCGGGACAAATGCGGGGTTGATGCAGTGCACTACCTGTCCTTCCAGAGGCACATCATTGGGCTGCTGGTGGTTGTGGGTGTGCTTTCCGTGGGCATCGTGTTACCTGTCAACTTCTCAGGGGACCTGCTAG AAAACAATGCCTACAGTTTTGGGAGGACTACTATCGCTAACCTGAAGTCTGG GAATAacctgctgtggctgcacaccACCTTTGCTTTCCTGTACCTGCTGCTGACAGTGTACAGTATGCGCCGGCACACTTCCAAGATGCGCTACAAAGAGGATGACTTG gTTAAGCGAACTCTATTCATCAATGGGATCTCAAAATATGCTGAGCCAGAGAAGATCAAGAAACATTTTGA GGAGGCCTATGCCAATTGCACTGTCCTGGAGGCCCGTCCCTGCTATGATGTTGCCCGGCTGATGTTCCTCGATGCAGAGAG GAAGAAAGCTGAGCGTGGACGAATCTACTTCACCAACCTGCAGAGCAAGGACAACACCCCATCCATGATCAACCCCAAGCCCTGTGGccacctgtgctgctgtgccatcaGGGGCTGTGAGGAG GTGGAGGCCATTGAGTATTATACCAAGCTGGAGGAGAAGCTCAAAGATGACTACAAGCGGGAGAAGGAGAAGGTTAATGAAAAGCCTCTGGGGATGGCCTTTGTCACCTTCCACAATGAGACCATCACAGCCAT AATCCTCAAAGATTTCAACGCTTGTAAGTGCCAGGGCTGTGCGTGCCgtggggagcccagagcctCCTCCTGCAGTGAGTCCCTCCATGTCTCCAACTGGACTGTCAGTTATGCTCCTGACCCACAGAACATCTACTG ggAACACCTCTCCATCCGGGGCTTTATATGGTGGATCCGCTGCTTTGTGATTAATGTGGTCCTCTTCatccttctcttctttctcaccACTCCTGCTATCATCATCACCACTATGGACAAGTTCAATGTAACCAAGCCCGTGGAGTACCTCAAT AACCCAATCATCACCCAGTTCttccccaccctgctgctgtggtgctTCTCTGCTCTTCTGCCCACCATTGTATACTACTCTGCCTTCTTCGAAGCACACTGGACCAG GTCTGGAGAGAACAGGACAACCATGCACAAGTGTTACACCTTCCTCATCTTCATGGTCTTGCTGCTGCCATCTCTGGGCCTGAGCAG CTTGGATGTCTTTTTCCGCTGGTTGTTCGACAAAAAATTCCTCGCTGAAGCTACCGTACGATTTGA GTGTGTGTTCCTGCCAGACAATGGGGCTTTCTTTGTCAACTACGTTATCGCCTCCGCCTTCATCGGGAACGCCATGGACCTGCTGCGCATCCCTGGTTTGCTCATGTACATGATACGCCTCTGCCTGGCCCGCTCGGCGGCCGAGCGGAGGAACGTCAAACGA caccaggccTACGAGTTCCAGTTTGGGGCTGCTTACGCCTGGATGATGTGTGTCTTCACTGTAGTCATGACATACAGCATCACCTGCCCCATCATTGTCCCTTTTG gGCTCATGTACATGCTGCTGAAGCACCTGGTGGACCGGTACAACCTGTATTATGCTTACCTGCCTGCCAAGCTGGACAAGAAGATCCATTCAGGGGCTGTGAATCAGGTAGTGGCAGCCCCCATCCTCTGCCTCTTCTGGCTTCTCTTCTTCTCCACAGTGCGCACAG GGTTCCTGGCCCCCACTTCCATGTTCACCTTTGTGGTCCTCGTGATCACCATTGTGATCTGCCTGTGTCACGTCTGCTTTGGGCACTTCAAATACCTCAGCGCTCACAACTACAAG ATTGACCACACAGAAGTGGATGCCATAGACAACAGGCAGAATGGGAGACCTGCCACCACTCTGCCGGCTCCCAAATCAGCT AAGTACATCgcccaagtgctgcaggacTCCTCGCCGGAGGGCGAAGTAACAGAGTCGGAGGAGCAGGGATCGCAGGATGAGGAGCTCATCAACGCAGACGGCATGAATGACACAGATTTCCAGTCGTGTGAGGACAGCCTGATAGAGAATGAGATCCACCAGTAG